From Actinomyces slackii, a single genomic window includes:
- a CDS encoding FtsX-like permease family protein produces the protein MTSVVLTRLILAADRASRRRALGMVAGIAVGVALALILLAASQALPMRTARSSWAALQLEQSQALTPETVLAGDQLAVASSVDVHDGAQITVMHVAQPDGGTTARIPGASAVPAPGEYLASPALAERIDSTPADQLGERYGTRVGTLAEEAIEGPDSLVVVVGADLPTVAATGGMVDPQVVTELNGTPFASISYQIAMIIGAIALLVPALVLVAVVTDLGAAQRAERFATLRLIGATPRQVAGAAAIEAAATTLLGTVAGVALYLASIPAAARITIASSRFFPADLLLSPLTITGAVLVATAAATLVAWWRTLRADVGPLGGTRERHETRPRLVGLLPLAIGVMGLATMGLVRDHAPRLAAPAILGSFVLTMLGLLAAGRVLTWWVGRLGQAGARSAAQVIGFARITQHPRAVFRTVSGLVAALYAVTVFAVAITAAAGTHSVESSGGRLAPTAIAAFPTNPDPAVAAEVAQRVSAIPGVRRVVQATLTEPARSPDGSFKPGDFGSLVLEADDAQALGAPTAPKGARSVSINALWVFTGEPARPTAVTGPTPEGLPAFIIDVAPGNQEAAERARTLLFTSDLHLSSAPMSRLDRSVVEAGAVENQFATMGYIGILIATGISAVCMGVSTIAALVSRKRVLVLLKLTGMPTRTVRSIIGYETWAPVIVVVALSIGLGALTGWGIVSGLSARSVEWPEPMYYVVLAISLVLVAASVLGATRAARRMLQGTTVRFE, from the coding sequence ATGACCTCCGTCGTCCTGACCCGCCTGATCCTGGCCGCCGACCGCGCCTCGCGGCGCCGCGCCCTGGGGATGGTCGCGGGCATCGCCGTCGGCGTGGCCCTGGCCCTCATCCTGCTGGCCGCCTCCCAGGCCCTGCCCATGCGCACCGCCCGCTCCAGCTGGGCGGCCCTGCAACTGGAGCAGTCCCAGGCGCTGACCCCCGAGACAGTCCTGGCCGGCGACCAACTGGCCGTGGCCTCATCCGTGGACGTGCACGACGGCGCCCAGATCACCGTCATGCACGTCGCCCAGCCCGACGGCGGCACAACCGCCCGCATCCCCGGCGCGAGCGCCGTGCCGGCGCCGGGCGAGTACCTGGCCTCCCCCGCCCTGGCCGAGCGCATCGACTCCACGCCCGCCGACCAGTTGGGCGAGCGCTACGGCACGCGCGTGGGGACGCTCGCCGAGGAGGCCATCGAGGGCCCCGACTCCCTCGTGGTGGTCGTGGGCGCCGACCTGCCCACCGTGGCGGCCACGGGCGGCATGGTCGACCCTCAGGTCGTCACCGAGCTGAACGGCACGCCCTTCGCCAGCATCTCCTATCAGATCGCCATGATCATCGGCGCCATCGCTCTGCTCGTCCCCGCGCTCGTGCTGGTCGCCGTCGTCACCGACCTGGGGGCCGCCCAGCGCGCGGAGCGCTTCGCGACCCTGCGGCTCATCGGCGCCACGCCCCGGCAGGTCGCCGGCGCAGCCGCCATCGAGGCGGCGGCCACCACCCTCCTGGGCACCGTGGCCGGGGTCGCTCTCTACCTGGCGAGCATCCCGGCCGCCGCCCGGATCACCATCGCCAGTTCGCGCTTCTTCCCCGCCGACCTGCTGCTGAGCCCCCTGACCATCACGGGCGCGGTCCTGGTGGCGACGGCGGCCGCAACCCTGGTCGCCTGGTGGCGGACCCTGCGGGCCGACGTCGGCCCCCTGGGCGGGACGCGCGAGCGCCACGAGACGCGTCCGCGCCTGGTGGGTCTCCTCCCGCTGGCCATCGGGGTGATGGGCCTGGCCACGATGGGCCTGGTGCGCGACCACGCGCCGCGCCTCGCAGCCCCGGCGATCCTGGGCTCCTTCGTGCTGACCATGCTGGGGCTGCTGGCGGCCGGGCGCGTGCTGACCTGGTGGGTGGGGCGCCTCGGGCAGGCCGGCGCCCGCAGCGCCGCCCAGGTCATCGGCTTCGCGCGGATCACCCAGCACCCGAGGGCCGTGTTCCGCACGGTGTCGGGGCTGGTGGCGGCGCTGTACGCGGTGACGGTCTTCGCCGTGGCCATCACGGCGGCCGCGGGGACGCACTCGGTGGAATCCAGTGGTGGCCGTTTGGCGCCGACGGCGATCGCCGCCTTCCCCACGAATCCCGACCCGGCCGTCGCCGCTGAGGTCGCTCAGCGTGTCAGTGCGATCCCCGGGGTGAGGCGCGTGGTCCAGGCGACCCTCACGGAGCCCGCGCGCAGCCCCGACGGCTCATTCAAGCCGGGAGACTTCGGCTCCCTGGTGCTGGAGGCGGATGACGCCCAGGCCCTCGGCGCCCCCACCGCGCCCAAGGGAGCCCGCAGCGTGTCGATCAACGCCCTATGGGTGTTCACGGGCGAGCCCGCCCGCCCCACAGCCGTGACGGGTCCCACCCCCGAGGGCCTGCCGGCCTTCATCATCGATGTCGCACCGGGAAACCAGGAGGCTGCCGAGCGAGCGCGCACACTCCTGTTCACCTCCGATCTGCATCTGAGCAGCGCTCCGATGTCCCGCCTGGACCGGAGCGTGGTGGAGGCGGGCGCGGTGGAGAACCAGTTCGCCACCATGGGGTACATCGGGATCCTCATTGCCACGGGCATCTCCGCCGTGTGCATGGGGGTGTCCACCATCGCGGCCCTGGTGAGCCGCAAGCGCGTGCTGGTGCTGCTCAAGCTGACCGGCATGCCCACCCGCACCGTGCGCTCGATCATCGGCTACGAGACCTGGGCACCGGTGATCGTGGTGGTCGCGCTGTCGATCGGGCTGGGAGCGCTGACCGGGTGGGGCATCGTCTCGGGCCTATCCGCCCGGAGCGTCGAGTGGCCCGAGCCGATGTACTACGTGGTCCTGGCGATCAGCCTGGTGCTGGTGGCGGCCAGTGTCCTGGGGGCGACCCGCGCCGCCCGGCGGATGCTGCAGGGGACCACGGTGCGCTTCGAGTAG
- a CDS encoding ATP-binding protein, which produces MRDWDKVLDRLLSEGRESEVVEFKESNADPVMIGERLSSLANSAALVGQPAGYLVWGVQDKDLVVVGTTVDLRSLKGKGNEDLLPWLSRSLTLDGELLVGEIERAGHRLVVLEVPAAVGRPVRFRGEAYMRRQSYCKVLGSEPVLERHLWERLTTQTFEDCVVAQDLEPGDLFEILDVDSFFQLMHVPRPASQDAVLQVLVGAGVIRYSLSTGWSVAAGGALLFARDLRRFVDGTPQSRNEWMARVMRMIGVCEERGSGWDKIVEAVEEAVLPAPRVVLDGRSTRVVLLGPRQLSLMDTDDRINAIYFHACLRYVNQRPMTNTSVRERFGITAGNRAQVSRFIKEALDSGAIAIENPGAGTKARRYLPSWAAAG; this is translated from the coding sequence ATGCGGGACTGGGACAAGGTTCTTGATCGACTGCTGTCCGAGGGACGGGAGTCGGAGGTTGTCGAGTTCAAGGAGAGCAACGCTGATCCGGTGATGATCGGCGAGCGGCTCTCCTCCTTGGCCAACAGCGCGGCACTTGTCGGCCAGCCGGCTGGCTACCTCGTGTGGGGAGTGCAGGACAAGGATCTGGTCGTCGTCGGCACGACAGTCGATCTCCGGTCGCTCAAGGGCAAGGGTAACGAGGATCTTCTCCCATGGTTGTCCCGTTCGCTCACCCTCGACGGTGAACTGCTTGTTGGAGAGATTGAGCGTGCAGGGCATCGACTGGTCGTCCTCGAGGTTCCTGCCGCTGTGGGGCGCCCAGTTCGGTTCAGGGGTGAGGCTTACATGAGGAGGCAGTCGTATTGCAAGGTTCTCGGTAGTGAGCCTGTGCTCGAAAGACATCTGTGGGAGCGGCTGACGACTCAGACCTTTGAGGACTGTGTGGTTGCGCAGGATCTGGAGCCCGGTGATCTCTTTGAGATTCTTGACGTCGACTCGTTCTTTCAGTTGATGCATGTTCCGCGTCCTGCAAGTCAGGACGCTGTGTTACAGGTACTTGTCGGTGCGGGGGTCATTCGATATTCGTTGAGCACCGGCTGGTCCGTGGCGGCTGGCGGTGCCCTGCTGTTCGCCAGGGATCTCCGTCGCTTCGTCGATGGGACACCGCAATCCCGCAACGAGTGGATGGCGCGAGTGATGAGGATGATCGGCGTGTGCGAGGAGCGTGGGAGTGGATGGGACAAGATCGTTGAGGCGGTGGAGGAGGCTGTGCTCCCAGCGCCGAGAGTAGTCCTGGACGGCCGCTCCACCCGGGTGGTTCTGCTCGGTCCCAGGCAGTTGTCTCTCATGGACACTGATGACCGTATCAACGCCATCTACTTCCACGCGTGTCTGCGCTACGTGAATCAGCGGCCGATGACCAATACGTCGGTGCGTGAGAGGTTCGGAATCACCGCAGGGAACCGAGCACAGGTCTCGCGTTTCATCAAGGAGGCGCTCGATAGTGGAGCCATCGCGATCGAGAACCCAGGAGCTGGGACCAAGGCGCGTAGGTACCTGCCGTCATGGGCGGCAGCCGGGTGA
- a CDS encoding FKBP-type peptidyl-prolyl cis-trans isomerase — MINTNMPTVQGDKGSKPALTFPGSQAPEGLQVQVLEAGDGQVVEAGDNIACHYLGQVWDGQVFDNSYDRGQPLSFQVGVGMVIRGWDDGLVGQRVGSRVLLSIPAELGYGDRGVPQAGIKGGDTLVFVTEILGVM, encoded by the coding sequence ATGATCAACACGAACATGCCCACCGTCCAGGGCGACAAGGGCTCCAAGCCCGCTCTCACCTTCCCCGGCTCCCAGGCCCCCGAGGGCCTGCAGGTCCAGGTGCTGGAGGCCGGCGACGGACAGGTCGTCGAGGCCGGCGACAACATCGCCTGCCACTACCTGGGCCAGGTCTGGGACGGCCAGGTCTTCGACAACTCCTACGACCGCGGCCAGCCGCTGAGCTTCCAGGTGGGTGTGGGCATGGTCATCCGGGGCTGGGACGACGGCCTGGTGGGGCAGCGGGTGGGCTCGCGCGTCCTGCTGTCCATCCCCGCCGAGCTGGGGTACGGGGACCGCGGTGTCCCCCAGGCCGGCATCAAGGGTGGCGACACCCTCGTCTTCGTCACCGAGATCCTCGGCGTCATGTGA
- a CDS encoding Bax inhibitor-1/YccA family protein, with protein MSNPYFSRSSAFQPGGGVREAAQTTPNGYPTMPGYQPGYGQAPQQTGYGQMPQQYGGVSPDQLASMEAQYRAPSATSADMRRMTYDDVIIRTAGLFAVIVAVGAVSWNLITTPATVGLGVMAMFAGLIGGLVLGLVNSFKSKPSPALIIAYAVFEGLLLGAFSGYMEYSYPGIVMQAVLATGATFVAMLCAYAFGGFRVQGRARRVLFVAIGGYALFSLINLGLMMFGVTSGQWGLRSIEIMGIPLGVILGLVAVVMAAFMLAVDFEYIQSGVENQIPQRYAWAAAFGLVVTIVWMYLEFLRLLSYFRD; from the coding sequence ATGAGCAACCCCTACTTCAGCCGCAGCTCGGCCTTCCAACCGGGCGGCGGCGTGCGCGAAGCGGCACAGACAACCCCGAACGGCTACCCGACCATGCCCGGCTACCAGCCCGGCTACGGGCAGGCGCCCCAGCAGACCGGCTACGGGCAGATGCCCCAGCAGTACGGCGGCGTGAGCCCTGATCAGCTGGCCTCCATGGAGGCGCAGTACCGGGCGCCGTCGGCCACCAGCGCCGATATGCGCCGGATGACCTACGACGACGTCATCATCCGCACTGCGGGCCTGTTCGCCGTCATCGTGGCGGTCGGCGCGGTGTCCTGGAACCTCATCACCACCCCGGCCACTGTGGGCCTGGGCGTCATGGCGATGTTCGCCGGCCTGATCGGCGGCCTGGTCCTGGGGCTGGTCAACAGCTTCAAGTCCAAGCCCTCCCCGGCCCTCATCATCGCCTACGCGGTCTTCGAGGGCCTGCTGCTGGGAGCCTTCTCGGGCTACATGGAGTACAGCTACCCGGGCATCGTCATGCAGGCCGTGCTCGCCACCGGGGCGACCTTCGTCGCGATGCTGTGCGCCTACGCCTTCGGCGGCTTCCGGGTCCAGGGCCGCGCCCGTCGCGTGCTCTTCGTGGCGATCGGCGGCTACGCCCTGTTCAGCCTCATCAACCTGGGCCTCATGATGTTCGGCGTCACCAGCGGGCAGTGGGGTCTGCGCAGCATCGAGATCATGGGCATCCCGCTGGGCGTCATCCTGGGCCTGGTGGCGGTGGTCATGGCCGCCTTCATGCTGGCGGTGGACTTCGAGTACATCCAGAGCGGCGTGGAGAACCAGATCCCCCAGCGCTACGCCTGGGCCGCGGCCTTCGGGCTGGTGGTGACCATCGTGTGGATGTACCTGGAGTTCCTGCGGCTGCTGTCCTACTTCCGCGACTGA
- a CDS encoding histidine kinase, which translates to MTTLTEPEHSSSTYADRPSPGASGGQRPLIARTEPSRAQGRPPADSPSLYLLRAAAQAMPSLSGQHSDPRARTILPGNDTLAPMPSSFTHAHPGPAASAARSTLLGRLKDWRLNHPIQVDALLALGFLVIGALWALLAATSTRVYRTTPPDALSIIPVPVATLLVVAAALALRRRAPLACGAVVLAASPLAIVFMKYVMGRGADTVEYGLYLMILPVLLSISISVGTVSSHSRISTSWAGWVVATMIPPLTFLLIGEADPLTPTEQAREWTPYAVIFLAAQLVGLSARSNRMRLEEAEARSVRLALAREQSALLAAAEERSRIAREMHDVVAHSLAVMITMADGASATIDRKPEQAKQALEMLSEAGRTALADTRRLVGVLREDPSVSTRHSEQSGHSASGAASTAGTDPTEPTEPAEPAGPAGPRPEGDQAGATGGRWHRKARRRTGGDAPASAAGPQVRDLPMPEFAPPGTVAPIEPSAPIEDLRHQATSDSTDPTTGTLPTAPAPEQADIGALVARFTKAGVPVSYSWSGRDLPDDKALQLTLFRIAQEALTNVLRYAPTTCAVTVAVERHNGTVVLTVDNEAAPGSRPMHGSGKGLIGMRERAAVYGGSVQAGPTASGWQVRAVLRWDENDEGASSWQTPL; encoded by the coding sequence ATGACCACCCTGACCGAGCCGGAGCACTCCAGCTCCACCTACGCTGACCGACCGTCACCGGGCGCAAGCGGCGGTCAGCGGCCCCTCATCGCGCGGACCGAGCCCTCCCGAGCCCAGGGCCGGCCGCCGGCGGACTCCCCCAGCCTCTACCTCCTCAGGGCAGCCGCCCAGGCCATGCCCAGCCTGTCCGGGCAGCACTCCGACCCCCGTGCGCGCACGATCCTGCCCGGCAATGACACACTTGCCCCGATGCCTTCCTCCTTCACGCATGCGCACCCGGGCCCGGCAGCCTCCGCGGCCCGCTCGACGCTCCTTGGCCGACTGAAGGACTGGCGCCTCAACCACCCCATCCAGGTCGACGCCCTGCTCGCCCTGGGATTCCTGGTGATCGGCGCCCTGTGGGCCCTGCTGGCGGCCACCAGCACCCGGGTGTACAGGACCACGCCCCCTGACGCACTGAGCATCATCCCGGTGCCCGTCGCGACTCTGCTCGTCGTCGCTGCCGCCCTGGCGCTGCGGCGCCGCGCCCCCCTGGCCTGCGGGGCGGTCGTCCTGGCGGCCTCGCCACTGGCCATCGTGTTCATGAAGTACGTGATGGGCCGTGGGGCCGACACCGTCGAATACGGCCTCTACCTCATGATCCTGCCCGTCCTGCTGAGCATCTCCATCTCCGTGGGGACTGTGAGCTCCCACAGCCGGATCTCCACCTCCTGGGCGGGCTGGGTGGTCGCCACCATGATCCCGCCCCTCACCTTCCTCCTCATCGGCGAGGCCGATCCCCTGACCCCGACCGAGCAGGCGCGCGAGTGGACCCCCTACGCCGTCATCTTCCTGGCGGCGCAACTCGTGGGCCTGTCCGCCCGGTCCAACCGCATGCGCCTGGAGGAGGCGGAGGCGCGCTCGGTGCGCCTCGCCCTGGCCCGCGAGCAGAGCGCCCTGCTCGCCGCCGCCGAGGAGCGCAGCCGGATCGCCCGGGAGATGCACGACGTCGTGGCCCACTCCCTGGCCGTCATGATCACCATGGCCGACGGCGCCAGTGCCACCATCGATCGTAAGCCGGAGCAGGCCAAGCAGGCCCTGGAGATGCTCTCCGAGGCCGGCCGCACCGCCCTGGCCGACACCCGGCGCCTGGTGGGCGTGCTGCGCGAGGACCCCAGTGTGTCCACCAGGCACTCCGAGCAGTCCGGTCACTCGGCCTCCGGCGCTGCCAGCACTGCTGGCACTGACCCCACCGAGCCCACTGAGCCCGCCGAGCCCGCTGGCCCGGCGGGGCCCCGCCCCGAGGGCGACCAGGCTGGGGCGACCGGGGGGCGCTGGCACCGCAAGGCCCGTCGTCGCACGGGCGGCGATGCGCCCGCCTCGGCAGCCGGCCCCCAGGTGCGCGACCTGCCCATGCCCGAGTTCGCCCCACCGGGGACCGTCGCCCCCATCGAGCCCAGCGCGCCGATCGAGGACCTGCGCCACCAGGCCACCTCCGACAGCACCGACCCCACCACCGGGACCCTGCCCACCGCACCGGCACCCGAGCAGGCCGATATCGGCGCCCTGGTCGCCCGCTTCACCAAGGCCGGCGTGCCGGTGTCCTACTCCTGGTCGGGCAGGGACCTGCCCGACGACAAGGCGCTGCAGCTGACGCTGTTCCGCATCGCGCAGGAGGCGCTGACCAATGTGCTGCGCTACGCCCCCACCACCTGCGCGGTGACGGTCGCCGTCGAGCGGCACAACGGGACCGTCGTGCTGACCGTTGACAATGAGGCCGCTCCCGGAAGCCGGCCCATGCACGGCTCGGGCAAGGGCCTGATCGGCATGCGCGAGCGCGCGGCGGTCTATGGTGGGTCTGTGCAGGCCGGGCCCACCGCCTCCGGGTGGCAGGTGCGCGCGGTCCTGCGCTGGGATGAGAACGACGAAGGAGCCTCCTCATGGCAGACGCCCCTGTGA
- a CDS encoding response regulator, with protein sequence MADAPVSSSAADSEQEEARSVSVVLADDQALMRMGFRMVLDAENGIEVVGEASDGATAIAQARALRPDVILMDVRMPGMNGIEATEVIVRECPGTRILILTTFDLDEYAFSGLRAGASGFLLKDTRPTELAEAIRTVASGEAVVSPRITQRMLEMFATALPDAGTSAAGSGEDPRIASLTPREREILVLMARGMSNAEIADHLVVSATTVKTHVGNVLAKLDVRDRVQAVVVAYETGLMT encoded by the coding sequence ATGGCAGACGCCCCTGTGAGCAGCTCTGCTGCCGACTCCGAGCAGGAGGAGGCACGCAGCGTCAGCGTGGTCCTGGCTGACGACCAGGCCCTCATGCGGATGGGCTTCCGCATGGTGCTCGACGCCGAGAACGGGATCGAGGTGGTCGGGGAGGCCTCTGATGGCGCCACCGCCATCGCCCAGGCCCGTGCCCTGCGCCCCGACGTCATCCTCATGGATGTGCGCATGCCCGGCATGAACGGGATCGAGGCCACCGAGGTCATCGTGCGCGAGTGCCCCGGCACCCGCATCCTCATCCTGACCACCTTCGATCTGGATGAGTACGCCTTCTCCGGCCTGCGCGCCGGGGCCTCCGGCTTCCTGCTCAAGGACACCCGGCCCACCGAGCTCGCCGAGGCCATCCGCACCGTGGCCTCGGGGGAGGCCGTCGTCTCCCCGCGCATCACGCAGCGCATGCTGGAGATGTTCGCCACCGCCCTGCCCGATGCCGGCACCAGTGCCGCCGGATCCGGCGAGGACCCGCGGATCGCCTCCCTGACGCCCCGGGAGCGCGAGATCCTCGTGCTCATGGCCCGCGGGATGTCCAACGCGGAGATCGCCGACCACCTCGTGGTCTCCGCGACCACCGTGAAGACCCATGTGGGCAATGTGCTGGCCAAGCTGGATGTGCGCGACCGCGTGCAGGCCGTCGTCGTCGCCTACGAGACCGGCCTCATGACCTGA
- the pth gene encoding aminoacyl-tRNA hydrolase, with product MSSDPWLVVGLGNPGPRYARNRHNIGHMVIDVLAGRAGARMSAHKARAHVAEARLGMAPGGAPGPRAILAAPTSFMNVSGGPVKALANYYGVGTDRLLVIHDELDLPAHELRLKRGGGEGGHNGLRSISSVLGAKDYARLRVGVGRPPGRQDPAAFVLSDVPAREREELAVTLERAADAVEQVALLGFEEAQQRLHTP from the coding sequence GTGAGCTCTGACCCCTGGCTCGTCGTCGGGCTGGGCAACCCCGGGCCCCGGTACGCCCGCAACCGCCACAACATCGGACATATGGTCATCGATGTGCTGGCGGGGCGTGCCGGGGCCCGGATGTCCGCGCATAAGGCCCGCGCCCACGTGGCCGAGGCGCGCCTGGGCATGGCGCCCGGGGGCGCTCCCGGGCCTCGCGCCATCCTGGCGGCCCCGACGTCCTTCATGAATGTCTCGGGCGGTCCGGTCAAGGCACTGGCCAACTACTACGGCGTGGGCACGGACCGGCTCCTGGTCATCCACGACGAGCTCGACCTGCCCGCCCACGAGCTGCGGCTCAAGCGCGGGGGAGGGGAGGGCGGCCACAACGGCCTGCGCTCGATCTCCTCGGTTCTGGGCGCCAAGGACTACGCGCGCCTGCGCGTGGGCGTGGGCAGGCCACCCGGCCGGCAGGACCCCGCGGCCTTCGTCCTGTCGGATGTCCCGGCGCGAGAGCGCGAGGAGCTGGCCGTCACCCTGGAGCGGGCGGCCGACGCCGTCGAGCAGGTCGCCCTCCTGGGCTTCGAGGAGGCCCAGCAGCGCCTCCACACCCCGTGA